The window GAGCCTGGGCCCGCACTGGCAACAGATTGCCCTGTTTGCattattttcagattttatgaattatattcgaaacccaactataacaactcaagcatgtaaataaattaagacattttctctttcattttgtagagacaaatttaatagagaaaatgtaggcattttaggattgtcctttaaaaataaatgagatgagcctcgcccaataaaacgcaccaattgcggggccctcaataaatgtttaaattgAATACTTAGATCTcgagatgggccgtttagcaaatttcacagcCTTCTTCAAAGTAATaaagcgttagattctttaggcacgattttaataatactacatccctaaactcgggtacgcatttatgcgacccaaatccaaatctcaacggagtcaaaacatgtcaacaaccatgggtgcattgattgcgatgtggttcgaaacgcattttcacgacgttgcaattctaaaaataaataaataataaaagcggtttaaagttgataaaaacacataaattataatatgtattatatcagataatcaagccgaatataacagttgagagaccgtgctagaaccatggaactcgggaatgcctaacaccttctctcgggtttacagaattccttatccggatttctggttcacggactgtaatacagagtcattcttgtcctcgattcgggattaaaattggtgacttgggacaccctaaatccatattgtcgattcgatgaggcattttccccaaaattagggggagaaaatagtGAAACCAAACGATAAATTTTGTGGAAAATtcatcattgtctcatcttggtacatgcctctatttgtgaaaaaaaggtgaaaaaattATTCATTTGtagaaaatataaaatcaaatggCAGAGCATTTATGAatctgaaaaggataacaaaatcacatatcatTGTAGAGAATGTTCCAATCTGTATTAATGTCCATGTTGGACAAttttctagtgtcatagctaatgagtcaaaagcacgcctaaagcgTGAAAGaccattgggttctaaggatcgaaatcctagaaaaagaaaaacaaattatCAAGATGACATTGCGAAAGAGTATCATGAAGAAATCTAcgatttaaccaatcctgagattcatgaggaaatcatTGAGCTTAAGACTCaagaaaatgaggaactatcaataaatccaatcgctattgagacaaatttgaattGATTGGATATAGTAATGGATCATGTCTTTGCATACAAtattgcatctagcattatgcaagatagtggggatcttgaacctcaatctgttggagaataTCGACAAAGACGTGATTGGCAAAAATAACAAGAAGCAATCCAATTCAAGTTGGATTCACTTGCGAAACGTGAAGCTTTTGGGCATGTAGTTCAAACATTTAATGGTGTTAAGCCTATTGTCTATAAATGAGTCTTTCTAcgtaaaataaatgagaaaaatgaggtacaaagatataaggcacgctttgttgcacaaggatttttaCAAAGGCTTGGTGTCGATTCTGAatagacatattctcctgttatggatgctGTAACatttcattatctcattagttttgttgtctatgaaaagcttgacatgcatttaatggatatGGTTACTGCCTACCTTTATGACTCACTTGAtgatgagatatacatgaaaattcctaAAAGATTTAAAATGCCCGACGCACATAATTTAAAGTTCCgagaaatattttcaatcaaattgcaaagatctttgtatggtctaaagcaatcagaaagaatgtggtataaccaccttagtgagtatttattaaaggaaggttatataaatgatgtcatttgtccatgtgtttttataaagaaaacaacatcagagtttgttgtacttgacgtatatgttgatgacataaaccttatggaactcctatagaactccaaaaggcaattgattatttaaagaaggaattcaagatgaaagatctcggaaagacaaaattatatctcggtttgcaaattgaacatttggtaAACAGGATTTTTATGAAtaaatctgcctatacagaaaagATATTGAAatggttttacatggatggagcacatccattaagtactccgatggttgttcgatcacttgatatGAATAAGAATTTGTTctgacctcaagaaaagaatgcagagcttcttggtcccgaagtaccatatcttaatgcaattggtgcattaatgtatcttgctaatataATACGACCTGATGTAACTTTTTCaattaatgtcttagcaagatataactCAGCttctacaaggagacattggaatagaatcaaacaaatattgcggtatctaaaagggactatcgatatgggtttattttatagCAGCGATTGCAGTCCAAATCTTGTTGGTTACGCCAGTGTTGGATATTTATccgacccacacaaggctcgatttcaaacaggctatgtgtttacatgtggaggcactgccatatcttagcgatcgactaagcaatcaatcataGCTATTTCATCTAagcatgctgagataattgctatccatgaagcaagtcgagaatgtgtgtggttgatgtctataatacatcttatttgagaaaattgtaaTTTGAAATGTGATAAACTACCCACGATTTAGTACGAAGACAATGCAATATGCATAGCCCAATCGAAGGGAGGATTAAAGGAGATATGACAagacacatttcaccaaagttatttttcatacATAATCTTCAAAAGAATAGTGATATCAATGTctaacagattcgttcaagtaaTAATATTGCTGATTTGTTCACCTAATCTCTTCCGACGTCAACCTTCGAGAAGCTAGTGTACAAGATCAGGATGCGAAGGcttaaagatgtgaattgatgctctcatcaggcgttgtactcttttttccttacaagattttgtcccactgAGTTTTCCTTGCAAGATTTTTTAACGAGTCAACCAAAAGGCGCATTTCTAAACacgtgtactctttttccttctttggattTTTTTCTCActgaattttattttagttaagattTTAACAAGGTACATTATCTGTTGGATAGACATTCAAGGGGAAGtgtataaatagaattgtatttaaggtaTGTCTAATATTTTTGAGTGATTTTATGGTTTGTTAGCTatgtggctaagtcactttttcccCCAATCTCTtttctttgcaatattcttcttttcctttattgttTTATTTCAAGGCATTAATTAATCATAATAATAGACACAAAAATTTATACAAGCGACTGATAACATAATTTGTTAGATAAACTCCCTGGGTTAAGcattttttaatcaaaattcattgTTTGAAGCTAACGGTCAACTGCAGATCACAAAACTGTGGGATCGTCGCTATGGCTCGGCCCTTATCAACAATCTTCAAATCAACGAAACCCCATATTCTGAAACCACAAAAACCCACAAATTTTGAATCCTTGAAGTCTGCTAACCTAAAAATTACCTCTTCTTCAAATCCAATAGCATTTTCCTCAAGTTCcagcaaattgaagaaaacaagaaagtgTGATGCTGCAAACTCACAGCTTTCCTCTTCTTCAAATCCCTTAGGAAATGGGTCGGAAATATCAACGAGCTGTAAATTGCCAGCTTCACATTCAACGGAATccaataataattcaagaaaatgcaaaaaaatcaAGTCTTTATGGTGTGTATATCTTATTCTCTCCACAAATCCACCTATTAAGACCTATGTTGGTGTTACTACCAATTTCTCTCGTCGGTTAGTTCCATCTTTCTCTCGTTTAttctagaaaagaaaaaaaaggataaaaagaagacttttgattAATGGGTTTCTATGTTATGCAAGTAACAGAAATTTAATAATAGACATTTCTGTAAGCTAAAATCTGCATCATTATATTGTGTCATTTGTTCAtataacttttttcttttttaatagtaTCTAAGTTTGCTGAGTTCTAATTGGTGATCTCTCTGGTAGATTGAAACAACATAATGGTGAAATAAAAGGGGGTGCAAAGGCATCCCGCTCGGGAAGACCTTGGATTTGTGCCTGCCTCATTCGAGGATTTGAGGGAAGAAGTGAAGGTACAATCTTTATACACTATTTCATAAAGAATAAGCATGTTGAAGAGAGTGGTAAACTAATGTGTCTGTTTACATCAAACTTAGTATTCTAGTCGTTACCAAGGTATGGTTAGGAGCTAACAGAGAAGACATTGGCTTCAGGTGGATCATAACATGATAGTCATAGCTTTTCACCCCGGGATCTGACCCAAAATGTTTGTAATCAAAGAAGCATACAGTTCACAACAACTTCCCAGTAAAATTGGTTATGTTTGCAATGGCCCAACACTTTCTACGGTATGTGTTGGATTTGTAGTTCTTCTATATGTATGATCAACAAACAGCCTTATTTTTTCCCTTTCAATATTGACCTCTCAATACTTTTAGACTCTCTCCACACCCTTGTTTTCATAAGAAATGGAAGCATATCACACGTTACCCGCACACGGTGACTTGAGAATGCCTAGATCTACTGCTAAACACCTGGAATTTTGTCTATTTTATTTAGGTAGCTGAATATTGAAGATAAAAACAGTGGGCTGATCATTGTCAAAGCATAGTACCAATGAACTAAAACAAAAAAACTACACAAGCGGAGCTCTAACTATTAATGGGACATTCCTCAAACTGATCATCTTGCTCCTCCTTTATTTTGTAAGCTTCCATGGCTGGCTCTTCTTCATTTGTGCTACCATTGTCTTATGGATTCGCTTTATGCCAATTCAGACTTAATACGACAATATGTTTTTAACTGGATAATAATCAAGCCTGAGTATCCGGCTTACAAGTTGCAAAACAAATTCCGATTAGGTGTGGTGCAACCTATTCCTGAAACACTATTTTATAGCTAAGTTAAAACTCTGAATCCATCGTAGCTCTCCAGAATCGATGTATTCCTGCTGGTTGTTGACTCTTAAATGTCCCAAGCCGTCATAACTGTCTTGACCTTAAGTTTGACATCATCATTTCTGATAAGAAAAACTCTGTTTGATGTGCCTTTACCAATGCATGTCATTGTGCGTTTAGTGAACAGACCTACAAGAATTGATTGCTATAATAGTATAATGGTACTGGAGAAGGATCAGTAGAGGCCTGCCTATATCATTACTATGACAATCTAATCATCCCAAACATTACTTGTCTTCAAACCAACAACAGGATTAGCTAAAAGTGATTGTCTGGTATGCAACTACTCTGCTTGTGAATATCTGAGGAATTAGAGCATCACCATCTTCAGTGACAAAATATTGGTTGCTAGAGACTTTTGGACAAGAATATCCAATATTAACCAGTTTGAAATTAGGTGTATCAGTAGAACTTTCGAAAATTCCGAAAGTGGATCCTTCTCTCTTACTGTTTTCTTGTCCTTTATCTTCTTCATCGTCATTGACTGCGTCGATCTATGGCATTATTTACAATTCTTAACTCGATATTGTTATCAACGAAATTGGTGCTGAATTTATTTGGGATCTCCTTGGTTATGCTAACCACTTGAGGATCTCTTCTGAACCTACAGATTAGGAGTAAGGGGTTAGAGGGGGATGCCTGACGCGGTCCTAGAGAGAGCTGAATACCTGGTTCAACCGATTGTATTATTGGCTTTTCATGGAGCACGCATTGCACTCCTGCATGAATAGATGACTGGATGCAGtttttttgttggatttttttttttttttactctgaTAGATTGGATCTCTTGCTGAGAGGACATATCCAGCTTTGTTAATCTGTAGCAATTGAAAAAGCAAAAGCATTGGGTTGGTTTTTACAATCAAAGGAGTCAAATCTTTTTTCGGTCCTCTGTTTCTAAGAGAAGTAGTGCCCCAACTATCTAAAACAAAAACATCTCTTCACTGTAAAGCGGAGGGTGAGACTTTTTTCTAAGAATGTTAAAAATAAATCATCGCTCGAGGATGCATCTTAGGGTCTATGGGCATAAAGTTTCAGCAGGCTTGAGAAGCTTATGCTTTTCTCTTAAGGAAGTCCCTTTGATTGCCCCAGCAGAGACAGAAATGCTAGGGAACTTATTCCTGTTTGGCTAAGCCTTGGGAGGTAGAGTATCTGTTATCTATGCTGGTGGGAAGTACTATGTGTCTAGTAAAATAGTTGAGGTGCTCTCAAGCTGGTCCGAACACCAgcattatttattaaaaaaaaagttcattttaATTGTTGTTGCGGGTGGGTGTCATTGTAAAGCACTCTCGACTTTTTCAGCTTTGGATTAAACAGGATATCTATTCAGAAACCATGTGGATCATTCTTTCTTATATGCTCTCGCCACCACAACTAATTCTCGTAGCAGAAAAACAAAATTTCTCTTATATGGTAACCTTTTAGTTAAAAATTTTCTCTTCCAAAAGCAGTTAGTTTTCATTTGCTTTCACCTGAGCTTAGACATTGATCAAGTTATTAAATCTATTTCTTTTTGAACTTGTAGCTTGTGCGTTTGAATCAAAATGGAAACAAGTTTCAAGAAGACTGCCTCGTAAAAGGAAGACTACTGAGGAGCAGAAGCCAGAAGACAATGGATCTTCTGTATTATTGCAGCATAGACATGCAGCTCTGAATCGCGTTCAATGTTTGATCGACTGCAGTCACTTAAATATTGATTGGAAGTCTAACATTTCTGATTTAATAAGTTGAATTTATTGTATTGAAAAATGCTACCACAGTTTTAAAACTTGCAAGAGTGACTTAtaagttttgttttaaatttacATGAGTAAATATAGTTGTGAATTTTTATAGGTAGGGAATCAAAGATGTCTAAACCATTAATGCATTGATATCTCGATgacaatctatatctatatatatattaaagcaaaaAAGTTTACCTTCTCAtttagccaagtggcaagctaatataaagccacttggcaatttaagGCAATATTTATTATAGTATTTAATTTAAATTGGGAGATAGgatatttctttaatttaaatacaAAGATAGTAAATAAGATTCTTTTGAATCTAAATGGAAAGAAAGTTAAATTTGAAttgattttttaattaattagaaaagcTAATCAATACATAAATGGCAAGCTAATataaagccacttggcaatttaagGCAATATTTATTATAGTATTTATTTTATAGGTAGGGAATCAAAGATGTCTAAACCATTAATGCATTGATATCTCGATgacaatctatatctatatatatattaaagcaaaaAAGTTTACCTTCTCAtttagccaagtgg is drawn from Nicotiana tabacum cultivar K326 chromosome 22, ASM71507v2, whole genome shotgun sequence and contains these coding sequences:
- the LOC107777740 gene encoding uncharacterized protein LOC107777740 produces the protein MARPLSTIFKSTKPHILKPQKPTNFESLKSANLKITSSSNPIAFSSSSSKLKKTRKCDAANSQLSSSSNPLGNGSEISTSCKLPASHSTESNNNSRKCKKIKSLWCVYLILSTNPPIKTYVGVTTNFSRRLKQHNGEIKGGAKASRSGRPWICACLIRGFEGRSEACAFESKWKQVSRRLPRKRKTTEEQKPEDNGSSVLLQHRHAALNRVQCLIDCSHLNIDWKSNISDLIS